One Bacillus sp. 1780r2a1 DNA segment encodes these proteins:
- a CDS encoding heme-degrading domain-containing protein, translated as MTDHSAKKLLEKVVQQEKELVLQQFTNDQALQIGTAIIDTAKSKGKAVTVNIKRNGQTLFHHAMEGAIPDHEEWIKRKSNVVLRHHHSSYYMKLYCELKDRSYAQFYAADPQEFEAVGGSFPISIKNVGVVGSVTVSGMSQEEDHALVADTIRNFL; from the coding sequence TTGACTGACCATTCGGCAAAGAAACTACTTGAAAAAGTAGTTCAGCAAGAAAAAGAACTAGTTCTTCAGCAATTTACAAACGACCAGGCTTTGCAGATAGGAACTGCAATTATTGATACAGCCAAAAGCAAGGGAAAAGCAGTCACGGTAAACATTAAACGAAATGGTCAAACTTTGTTTCATCACGCAATGGAAGGTGCCATTCCCGATCACGAAGAATGGATTAAGCGAAAGTCAAATGTTGTTCTTCGTCATCATCACAGCTCATATTATATGAAACTATACTGCGAGTTAAAAGACCGTTCCTATGCACAGTTTTATGCAGCTGATCCTCAGGAGTTTGAAGCGGTAGGCGGGTCTTTTCCTATATCGATTAAAAATGTTGGTGTAGTTGGAAGTGTGACAGTATCAGGGATGTCACAAGAAGAAGATCATGCACTCGTAGCGGACACAATTCGAAACTTTCTTTAG